A region of Lycium barbarum isolate Lr01 chromosome 1, ASM1917538v2, whole genome shotgun sequence DNA encodes the following proteins:
- the LOC132640746 gene encoding large ribosomal subunit protein eL43, whose amino-acid sequence MTKRTKKAGIVGKYGTRYGASLRKQIKKMEVSQHSKYFCEFCGKYAVKRKAVGIWGCKDCGKVKAGGAYTLNTASAVTVRSTIRRLREQTES is encoded by the exons ATG ACTAAGAGGACGAAGAAGGCTGGAATAGTTGGCAAGTATG GTACCCGTTATGGTGCCAGTCTGCGAAAGCAGATTAAGAAGATGGAGGTTAGCCAGCATAGCAAGTATTTCTGTGAGTTTTGTGGGAAG TATGCAGTGAAGAGAAAGGCAGTAGGGATATGGGGCTGCAAAGATTGTGGCAAAGTCAAAGCAGGCGGTGCTTATACATTGAA TACTGCAAGTGCTGTCACAGTTAGGAGCACAATCCGAAGACTGAGGGAGCAAACTGAGAGTTGA
- the LOC132640734 gene encoding casein kinase II subunit beta-3-like isoform X2 translates to MYKERRVGAGVGSKTEMAGPTRGGGERKRLINEALDKHLERSSPSTSTTTATNKDHRFNALSSNKSKGNTAAPPPPDNNNNNNKCSDESETDSEASDISGSDGEDTSWISWYCGLRGNEFFCEVDDDYIQDDFNLCGLSSLVPYYDYALDLILDVESSHEEQNELVESAAEMLYGLIHARYILTTKGLAAMLEKYKNAEFGRCPRVYCCGQPCLPAGQSDIPRQSRVNIYCPRCEDVYTPRSRYHENIDGAYFGTTFPHLFLMTYGHLKPQKISQSYVPRVFGFKVHKP, encoded by the exons ATGtacaaagaaagaagggttggaGCTGGAGTTGGATCGAAGACGGAGATGGCGGGACCTACACGTGGTGGTGGTGAAAGGAAGAGATTAATAAATGAAGCTTTGGATAAGCATTTGGAGCGCTCTTCTCCTTCTACATCCACTACTACTGCTACTAATAAGGATCACCGATTTAATGCCTTATCCTCCAACAAATCCAAGGGAAACACTGCTGCTCCTCCTCCacctgataataataataataataataagtgctCTGATG AATCTGAAACGGACAGTGAGGCGTCAGATATTAGTGGTTCTGATGGAGAAGACACTTCATGGATCTCATGGTACTGTGGTCTACGTGGAAATGAGTTCTTCTGTGAAGTTGATGATGACTACATCCAAGATGACTTTAACCTTTGCGGTCTAAGCAGCCTTGTACCGTATTATGATTACGCACTTGATCTGATTCTAGACGTCGAATCTTCTCATG AAGAACAGAATGAACTAGTTGAATCAGCAGCAGAGATGCTTTATGGTCTGATACATGCCCGCTACATATTGACAACAAAGGGACTCGCTGCTATG TTGGAGAAGTACAAGAATGCTGAGTTTGGGAGATGTCCAAGAGTTTACTGCTGTGGACAACCATGCCTCCCCGCTGGTCAGTCGGACATTCCTCGACAAAGCAGGGTGAATATATACTGTCCTCGATGTGAAGATGTGTATACACCTCGGTCAAGATATCATGAGA ACATTGATGGAGCTTACTTTGGAACCACATTTCCGCACTTGTTCTTGATGACTTATGGACACCTCAAGCCACAGAAGATTTCTCAGAGCTATGTTCCCAGAGTGTTTGGTTTCAAGGTCCACAAGCCGTGA
- the LOC132640734 gene encoding putative casein kinase II subunit beta-4 isoform X1: MYKERRVGAGVGSKTEMAGPTRGGGERKRLINEALDKHLERSSPSTSTTTATNKDHRFNALSSNKSKGNTAAPPPPDNNNNNNKCSDESETDSEASDISGSDGEDTSWISWYCGLRGNEFFCEVDDDYIQDDFNLCGLSSLVPYYDYALDLILDVESSHGDMFTEEQNELVESAAEMLYGLIHARYILTTKGLAAMLEKYKNAEFGRCPRVYCCGQPCLPAGQSDIPRQSRVNIYCPRCEDVYTPRSRYHENIDGAYFGTTFPHLFLMTYGHLKPQKISQSYVPRVFGFKVHKP; this comes from the exons ATGtacaaagaaagaagggttggaGCTGGAGTTGGATCGAAGACGGAGATGGCGGGACCTACACGTGGTGGTGGTGAAAGGAAGAGATTAATAAATGAAGCTTTGGATAAGCATTTGGAGCGCTCTTCTCCTTCTACATCCACTACTACTGCTACTAATAAGGATCACCGATTTAATGCCTTATCCTCCAACAAATCCAAGGGAAACACTGCTGCTCCTCCTCCacctgataataataataataataataagtgctCTGATG AATCTGAAACGGACAGTGAGGCGTCAGATATTAGTGGTTCTGATGGAGAAGACACTTCATGGATCTCATGGTACTGTGGTCTACGTGGAAATGAGTTCTTCTGTGAAGTTGATGATGACTACATCCAAGATGACTTTAACCTTTGCGGTCTAAGCAGCCTTGTACCGTATTATGATTACGCACTTGATCTGATTCTAGACGTCGAATCTTCTCATG GTGATATGTTTACAGAAGAACAGAATGAACTAGTTGAATCAGCAGCAGAGATGCTTTATGGTCTGATACATGCCCGCTACATATTGACAACAAAGGGACTCGCTGCTATG TTGGAGAAGTACAAGAATGCTGAGTTTGGGAGATGTCCAAGAGTTTACTGCTGTGGACAACCATGCCTCCCCGCTGGTCAGTCGGACATTCCTCGACAAAGCAGGGTGAATATATACTGTCCTCGATGTGAAGATGTGTATACACCTCGGTCAAGATATCATGAGA ACATTGATGGAGCTTACTTTGGAACCACATTTCCGCACTTGTTCTTGATGACTTATGGACACCTCAAGCCACAGAAGATTTCTCAGAGCTATGTTCCCAGAGTGTTTGGTTTCAAGGTCCACAAGCCGTGA